One stretch of Zingiber officinale cultivar Zhangliang chromosome 6B, Zo_v1.1, whole genome shotgun sequence DNA includes these proteins:
- the LOC121991305 gene encoding endoglucanase 8-like, which translates to MERICVVVCGVLLLMSTAMASVVSAQNPDYKLALSKSLLFFEGQRSGKLPPNQRLTWRKNSALRDGQEGGVDLTGGYYDAGDNVKYSFPMAFTATLLAWSIIEFGDGMAKGDEWINAAETLRWNTDFLLKATANLPNTVYAMVGNPYSDHVCWERPEDMDTPRPVYAVNTTHPGSEVAGEIAAALAAASIAFKTYDAAYSGRLLSKAKGAFYFANTYQGSYKNSIGDAVCPFYCDFSGYQDELAWAAAWLNRATNSRKYQKHVDTAIRKMKLMAEVTEYYDVDTEFSWDNKHVGIYVLLSQVIGQYEKEAQTFACAVLPESPTRTTKFTPGGLLFKTQGCNNQFVGALSLLALIYAKHLTQTNQIITCGNTQFPPLKLVEFAKTQANYILGANPMGMSYMAGYGPKFPRHVHHRGASLPSINTHPSFIACRDGFSYLNGPNPNMNELTGAIVGGPNDGTDYFHDDRCQSALTEPTTYANAAFVGVFAYFVDHN; encoded by the exons ATGGAGAGGATTTGCGTTGTAGTTTGTGGTGTGTTGTTGTTGATGTCAACTGCAATGGCATCGGTTGTATCGGCTCAAAACCCCGATTACAAGCTCGCGCTGAGCAAGAGCTTGTTGTTCTTCGAAGGGCAGCGATCAGGGAAGCTTCCTCCTAACCAACGCCTGACATGGAGGAAGAACTCGGCTCTACGTGATGGCCAAGAGGGTGGT GTTGATCTGACGGGCGGATACTACGACGCCGGGGACAACGTTAAGTACAGCTTTCCGATGGCGTTCACGGCGACGTTGTTGGCGTGGAGCATCATCGAGTTCGGCGACGGGATGGCCAAGGGAGACGAGTGGATTAATGCTGCGGAAACTCTGAGATGGAACACAGATTTCTTGCTCAAGGCCACGGCCAACTTGCCCAACACCGTCTACGCCATGGTGGGCAACCCCTACAGCGACCACGTATGCTGGGAACGGCCCGAGGACATGGACACCCCGCGCCCCGTGTACGCCGTCAACACCACTCACCCGGGCTCCGAGGTCGCCGGCGAGATCGCCGCCGCGCTGGCTGCTGCCTCAATCGCCTTCAAGACCTACGACGCTGCCTACTCCGGGCGCTTGTTGTCTAAAGCGAAGGGG GCGTTTTATTTCGCAAACACCTACCAGGGCTCATACAAGAATAGCATTGGCGACGCAGTCTGCCCATTTTACTGTGATTTCAGTGGCTACCaa GACGAGTTAGCTTGGGCTGCAGCATGGTTGAATAGAGCCACCAACAGCAGAAAATACCAAAAACATGTTGATACAGCCATTCGAAAAATGAAGCTCATGGCAGAAGTAACTGAGTATTATGACGTTGACACTGAGTTTTCATGGGACAATAAACATGTAGGAATTTACGTCCTCCTAAGCCAGgta ATTGGTCAGTACGAAAAAGAAGCTCAAACCTTTGCATGCGCCGTGCTACCAGAATCCCCCACCAGGACCACCAAATTCACACCAG GGGGTCTGCTCTTTAAGACCCAAGGGTGCAACAATCAATTCGTCGGTGCACTTTCCTTGCTTGCTCTTATCTATGCTAAACATCTAACGCAAACTAATCAAATCATCACCTGCGGCAACACCCAATTTCCCCCTTTGAAGCTGGTAGAATTTGCAAAAACTCAG GCCAACTACATCTTAGGTGCCAATCCAATGGGAATGTCTTACATGGCCGGTTACGGCCCCAAGTTCCCTCGACATGTTCATCACAGAGGGGCCTCCCTCCCGTCCATCAACACGCATCCCTCTTTCATCGCATGCAGAGACGGTTTCTCTTACTTAAACGGACCCAATCCTAATATGAATGAGCTGACTGGAGCTATTGTCGGAGGGCCTAACGATGGAACAGATTATTTTCACGATGACCGATGTCAATCGGCGCTAACTGAGCCCACCACTTATGCCAATGCGGCGTTTGTTGGTGTGTTCGCTTACTTCGTTGATCATAATTAG